A genomic stretch from Ureibacillus composti includes:
- a CDS encoding S41 family peptidase — protein MRKSRIFLGLAVICIIAASFIIWKSWGSAEKEQTKGSSSFPVIDQAYSLITEKSVYGPKEDVLIEGALRGMANAIKDPYSTYYTEKEAALHRQSLAGQRVGIGIEITEKNGKFIVVSPVKSSPAEKAGIRPNDEIVQVDKERVEGKTLGELLQLIQGEAGEKISLVLYRPSTERHIKVTLERAEINNKTVSAKVLKVDDTEVGYVSISMFGEKTAEEWVDATKQLLSQDIEGIIVDLRDNPGGYLHSVAAVVSSIEDSGETFAYMQNGEGATEALKTSPLEGVEKTYLEKMRKLPLVLLQNDGSASASEVMAGAVKSWNRATLVGVNSFGKGTVQETWDLQNGGELKLSTNKWLTPKREWIHGVGIPADIEVEQHPLFALEVLPLRGDFEEGSFSEEIAYVQKVLNGLGYDVNRTDGFFDDQTADAVNQYREKNELRTGAVMDEEFFESIRKQVIAYKEDVEHDLQLQMGVSVLMHKIDGDLK, from the coding sequence TTGCGAAAGAGCCGAATTTTTTTAGGATTAGCGGTGATTTGTATAATTGCTGCTTCTTTTATAATTTGGAAAAGTTGGGGATCAGCTGAAAAGGAACAAACAAAAGGAAGTTCTTCTTTTCCTGTGATTGACCAAGCCTATTCATTAATTACTGAAAAATCGGTATACGGACCTAAAGAAGACGTATTAATCGAAGGGGCATTAAGAGGAATGGCCAATGCCATTAAAGATCCATACAGCACGTATTATACGGAAAAGGAAGCCGCACTTCATAGACAGTCTTTAGCAGGACAAAGAGTTGGAATCGGTATTGAGATTACTGAAAAAAATGGGAAGTTTATTGTCGTTTCACCGGTTAAATCTTCTCCTGCAGAAAAAGCAGGCATTCGTCCGAACGATGAAATTGTACAAGTTGATAAAGAACGTGTAGAAGGAAAAACATTGGGCGAATTATTGCAATTAATTCAAGGCGAGGCGGGCGAAAAAATATCATTAGTGCTATATCGCCCAAGTACTGAGCGTCATATAAAAGTGACGTTAGAGCGCGCAGAGATTAACAATAAGACAGTCTCAGCAAAAGTATTAAAAGTAGATGATACAGAGGTAGGCTATGTATCTATTTCAATGTTCGGTGAAAAAACCGCAGAAGAATGGGTTGATGCAACAAAGCAACTCCTATCTCAAGATATTGAAGGAATCATTGTAGACTTACGCGATAATCCAGGTGGATATTTACATAGTGTCGCGGCAGTCGTAAGTAGTATTGAAGACTCAGGAGAAACATTTGCATATATGCAAAATGGTGAGGGTGCAACGGAAGCTTTGAAGACTTCACCTTTAGAAGGTGTTGAAAAAACGTACCTAGAAAAAATGAGGAAACTCCCACTTGTTCTTCTTCAAAATGATGGTAGTGCTTCGGCAAGTGAAGTGATGGCAGGTGCTGTGAAAAGCTGGAATCGTGCGACACTCGTTGGAGTAAATAGCTTTGGTAAGGGGACAGTTCAAGAAACTTGGGATTTACAAAATGGTGGAGAATTAAAACTCTCTACAAATAAATGGCTTACACCAAAAAGAGAATGGATTCACGGAGTAGGAATTCCTGCAGATATAGAAGTGGAGCAACATCCACTATTTGCTCTAGAAGTCCTTCCTCTAAGAGGAGATTTTGAAGAAGGTAGCTTTAGTGAGGAAATTGCCTATGTGCAAAAAGTATTAAACGGACTAGGTTACGATGTGAATCGAACAGATGGATTCTTTGATGACCAGACTGCTGATGCAGTGAATCAGTATCGTGAAAAAAATGAGTTGCGTACTGGAGCAGTAATGGACGAAGAGTTCTTTGAAAGTATTCGAAAACAGGTTATTGCATATAAGGAAGATGTTGAACATGATTTACAACTCCAAATGGGGGTCAGCGTCTTAATGCATAAAATTGACGGTGATTTAAAATAA
- a CDS encoding PDZ domain-containing protein, with product MNIEIVKEIVLGIGRMFLNPILYVAIFMAIYLGYRRVKRERKYFNIRILWGWSETIGLIKEGLLWSFVISIITIVFGLAMPIDFLYLVSIASLIGLVLYVFHFLSPIVIGAVGLVVFYLMDNQNWSMNLFGIHIQGIDVFGGTVVSIAIVVGLLLVAEGLLIKKSGANFASPIIENTKRGKRAVAFLSKKLWLLPIFLIVPGNSLQAYFPWWPQISLGSNEFSLVLFPVIVGFQQMARNTLPAYLFPKLGRSVMLLGLLVTIGGLVAYFQPIVGLVTVVVGAILRLWISVVYAIRERKAVYAVSAKSNGAMIAAVLPDSPAEKMGLVAGEIIRKVNGVQVHNEHELYEALQINAAHCRLEVLNHENEIRLTQHVVYSDDHYKIGILLADA from the coding sequence ATGAACATTGAAATAGTGAAAGAAATTGTGTTGGGAATAGGAAGAATGTTTCTAAATCCCATTCTTTATGTAGCGATTTTCATGGCAATATATTTAGGTTATCGTCGTGTAAAACGTGAAAGGAAATATTTTAATATAAGAATTTTATGGGGCTGGTCAGAGACAATTGGGTTAATAAAAGAAGGTCTATTATGGTCCTTTGTGATTTCGATCATCACAATTGTCTTTGGATTAGCCATGCCGATTGATTTCTTATACTTAGTTTCAATCGCTAGTTTAATAGGTCTTGTATTGTATGTATTTCATTTCCTTTCACCGATCGTAATAGGGGCGGTTGGGTTAGTTGTATTTTATCTTATGGACAACCAAAACTGGTCAATGAACTTGTTCGGAATTCATATTCAAGGCATTGATGTGTTTGGAGGGACAGTCGTTTCAATTGCGATTGTTGTAGGATTATTATTAGTTGCAGAAGGTCTCTTAATCAAAAAGTCTGGAGCTAATTTTGCCTCACCGATTATCGAGAATACTAAGCGTGGAAAGAGGGCAGTAGCTTTTCTTAGTAAAAAGCTTTGGTTATTGCCTATTTTTCTCATCGTTCCAGGTAATTCACTTCAAGCATATTTTCCTTGGTGGCCACAAATCTCGTTGGGTTCTAATGAATTCTCACTTGTTCTTTTCCCAGTGATTGTAGGGTTTCAACAAATGGCTCGTAACACATTACCTGCCTATCTATTCCCTAAATTGGGTCGTTCAGTAATGCTACTTGGATTGCTTGTGACGATTGGCGGATTAGTAGCATACTTCCAACCGATTGTAGGGTTAGTTACTGTTGTGGTCGGGGCGATTCTCAGATTGTGGATCTCTGTTGTCTATGCAATTCGTGAACGAAAAGCCGTCTATGCTGTTTCTGCAAAATCAAATGGCGCAATGATTGCAGCGGTATTACCAGATTCACCGGCAGAAAAGATGGGACTAGTTGCTGGAGAAATCATTCGAAAAGTGAATGGAGTACAAGTGCATAACGAACATGAATTATATGAAGCATTACAAATTAATGCAGCACATTGTCGATTAGAAGTACTAAATCATGAAAACGAAATTCGACTTACTCAACATGTTGTTTATAGTGATGATCATTATAAAATTGGCATCCTATTAGCAGATGCATAG
- a CDS encoding AzlD domain-containing protein has protein sequence MTTTVAMVLIILGCAIVTWLPRIFPFMLVRNVKLPDIVLRWLAYIPVCILSALVIESLINTEGKFVTLNWVNVVAFIPTLLVAIKTKSLSITVVIGVVTMAILRNFT, from the coding sequence ATGACAACGACAGTAGCAATGGTGTTAATTATTCTAGGATGTGCAATCGTTACGTGGCTTCCTAGGATATTTCCTTTTATGTTAGTGCGTAATGTCAAGTTACCTGATATCGTATTACGCTGGTTAGCTTATATCCCTGTATGTATTTTAAGTGCCCTTGTAATCGAATCTTTAATCAATACAGAAGGAAAGTTCGTTACATTAAACTGGGTAAATGTTGTTGCATTTATTCCAACATTATTAGTTGCTATTAAAACAAAGAGTTTATCGATTACGGTAGTGATTGGTGTTGTGACAATGGCTATTTTACGGAATTTCACATAG
- a CDS encoding AzlC family ABC transporter permease, producing the protein MEIQTKVDQSIHEHTFFQGVKDCLPTLLGYISIGLAFGVIGITSNLSVLEIFLLSVLVYAGSAQFIFCGLYVAGAPVSVIIITTFIVNLRHFLMSLTVAPHLTRYSSLRNIGFGTLLTDETFGVAVTKLSKENRLDGNWMDGLNLTAYLTWIASCTIGGLVGKWLPDAQGLGLDFALVAMFVALLVLNLVNVGKNKLMHYLKLIGWMAMIMYILSYFLPGHLAVLIATVIVASIGVVTEK; encoded by the coding sequence TTGGAAATCCAGACAAAAGTGGACCAATCGATCCATGAACATACGTTTTTTCAAGGTGTAAAAGATTGTCTTCCAACCTTACTTGGTTATATAAGTATTGGATTAGCTTTTGGGGTAATTGGGATCACATCTAACCTTTCTGTACTAGAAATATTCCTTTTATCTGTTCTTGTTTATGCGGGTTCTGCACAATTTATCTTTTGTGGTTTATATGTTGCAGGCGCTCCAGTTTCGGTCATCATCATTACAACCTTCATTGTAAATTTGCGTCATTTTCTTATGTCACTTACAGTTGCCCCACATCTTACTCGTTACTCATCTTTACGTAATATTGGTTTTGGGACATTATTGACGGATGAAACGTTTGGTGTTGCCGTGACGAAACTATCGAAAGAAAATCGACTAGATGGAAATTGGATGGACGGCTTAAATTTAACCGCATATTTAACATGGATTGCCTCTTGTACAATAGGGGGACTAGTTGGTAAGTGGTTACCGGACGCACAAGGTTTGGGCTTAGATTTTGCACTTGTTGCAATGTTTGTTGCATTACTAGTTTTAAACCTTGTTAATGTCGGCAAAAACAAGCTTATGCATTATTTAAAACTAATTGGTTGGATGGCAATGATCATGTACATACTTTCTTACTTCCTGCCAGGACATTTAGCTGTTTTAATTGCAACAGTCATCGTTGCTAGTATTGGGGTGGTGACTGAAAAATGA
- a CDS encoding XRE family transcriptional regulator encodes MSRNIGYQLKKIRSKRSLSLDDVAKATNVSKAQLAQIEKGEANPTVSTIWKIAAGLRISFSSLLQPPKEQFKKYESNSTTYVAENDGKYRVYSIIPYDPERGWEFYKVEMDSGVVHKSDAHTEGVEETITVIKGQVIIRSGEMVEHLREGETLVFSGHLLHQYENPTNDLTILHLILQYK; translated from the coding sequence ATGAGTCGGAATATTGGATATCAATTAAAAAAAATACGTTCTAAGCGGAGTTTAAGTTTAGATGATGTTGCCAAAGCTACTAATGTAAGTAAAGCCCAGTTAGCTCAGATTGAAAAGGGGGAAGCAAACCCTACTGTCTCAACTATTTGGAAAATTGCGGCTGGTTTACGCATTTCATTTTCTTCTTTATTACAACCGCCTAAAGAACAATTTAAAAAATACGAAAGTAATTCTACTACATATGTTGCTGAAAATGACGGAAAATATCGTGTGTACTCCATCATTCCATATGATCCCGAAAGAGGTTGGGAATTTTACAAAGTTGAGATGGACTCTGGTGTTGTGCATAAAAGCGATGCACATACAGAAGGTGTAGAAGAAACGATTACAGTCATTAAAGGACAAGTTATCATTAGATCAGGAGAGATGGTAGAACACTTGAGAGAAGGCGAAACACTCGTGTTTTCTGGCCATCTTTTACATCAATATGAAAATCCAACAAATGACTTAACGATCCTTCATTTAATTTTACAATACAAATAG
- a CDS encoding TVP38/TMEM64 family protein: MHDWFTVENIESLAEQYRTLGPLIGILLPFLEAFLSFFPLIVIVVANASSFGLWFGFLLSWIGAVLGSYAVFLVVRRFGKHPRFRVFVEKEKVQKLIKWVDMRGLSPLFIFICLPFTPSVLVNLVAGLSHIKKKYYLFVLMAGKFVMILSISVLGYDLRDLLTSPVKLISAGVGIVLLWVIGKTIEKRLNKRVEHDLKNSASEQKKHMKISIHK; the protein is encoded by the coding sequence GTGCACGATTGGTTTACAGTTGAAAACATAGAATCATTAGCAGAACAATATCGGACACTTGGGCCATTGATTGGGATTCTTCTTCCTTTTCTAGAAGCATTTTTATCATTTTTCCCTCTTATAGTAATCGTTGTTGCAAATGCAAGTTCATTTGGTTTATGGTTTGGTTTCCTCCTATCATGGATAGGAGCGGTATTAGGTTCATATGCTGTCTTTCTCGTTGTCCGTAGATTCGGAAAACATCCACGTTTCAGAGTATTTGTAGAGAAAGAAAAAGTACAAAAGCTCATAAAATGGGTAGATATGAGAGGTCTAAGCCCGCTTTTTATTTTTATTTGTTTACCATTTACTCCATCGGTACTTGTAAATTTGGTGGCCGGATTATCTCATATTAAGAAAAAGTATTATCTATTTGTACTAATGGCAGGAAAGTTTGTCATGATTTTAAGTATAAGCGTATTAGGTTACGACTTACGTGACTTATTAACTAGTCCAGTAAAGTTAATTTCAGCTGGTGTGGGAATCGTTCTATTATGGGTCATTGGAAAAACGATTGAAAAGCGATTAAATAAGCGAGTGGAACATGATTTAAAAAATAGCGCAAGTGAACAAAAGAAACACATGAAAATATCTATTCATAAGTAG